The window TTACGACGCCGCCGCGAAAACCTACAGCCTGACCTTCCGCCAGAGCTGCCCGGCGACCCCGGACAAGGTTGAAAAACTGCCGTTCGTGATTCCTGTGGAATTGGGCCTGCTGGATTCGAAAGGCGCGGCCATTACGTTGCGTCTTTCCGGTGAAGACCGTGATCAGGGCACCTCGCGGGTCATTTCGGTGACCGAAGCCGAGCAGACCTTCACTTTCGTCGACATCGCTGAACAGCCACTGCCATCGTTGCTGCGCGGCTTCTCGGCACCGGTGAAACTGAGCTTCCCGTACAACCGCGATCAGCTGATGTTCCTGATGCAGCATGACAGCGACGGTTTCAACCGCTGGGATGCCGGTCAGCAATTGTCGGTGCAGGTGCTGCAAGAGCTGATCGCTCAGCAGCAGAAGGGCGAGAAACTGGTGCTGGATCAGCGCCTGATTTCGGCCTTGCGCACCGTGCTGTCCGACGAGACGCTGGACCAGGCGATGGTGGCGGAAATGCTTTCGCTGCCGGGCGAGGCGTACCTGACTGAAATCAGCGAAGTGGCAGACGTCGATGCCATCCATATCGCTCGCGAGTTTGCCCGCAAGCAATTGGCAGAAGGCTTGTTCGAGGCGTTGTGGCTGCGTTATCAGGTCAACCGCGATCTGTCGAAGAAAACCCCGTACGTGGCCGAGGCTGAGCACTTCGCCCGCCGCGCGTTGCAGAACATTGCGCTGTCGTACCTGATGCTCAGCGGCAAGCCGGAAGTGTTGGCTGCCACTCTTGAGCAGTTTGAGACTAGCGACAATATGACCGAGCGCCTGACGGCCTTGGCGGTGTTGGTCAACTCTTCATTCGAAGAGGATAAAGCCAAGGCACTGGGGAATTTTGCCGAGCACTTCAAGGACAATCCGCTGGTCATGGATCAGTGGTTCAGTGTCCAGGCGGGCAGCACGTTGCCGGGTGGTCTGGAACGTGTTCGTCAGTTGATGGAGCATCCGGCGTTCAATATCAAGAACCCGAACAAGGTGCGGGCGCTGGTCGGTGCGTTTGCCGGGCAGAATCTGATCAACTTCCATGCGGCTGACGGTTCCGGGTATCGTTTCCTGGCGGATCTGGTGATTGAGTTGAACGGGTTTAACCCGCAGATCGCCTCTCGCCAACTGGCGCCGTTGACTCGCTGGCGCAAATACGACGATGCGCGTCAGGCGTTGATGAAGGGTGAGTTGGAGCGGATTCGTGCTTCGGGTCAACTTTCGAGCGATGTGTTCGAGGTGGTCAGCAAGAGCCTGGCCTGAGTCTGGCGATGCTCCCTCAGGGTTCACTTGGGCCCTGTGGGAGCTGGCTTGCCAGCGATGGCGGCCTTCGGGCCGACTATGTTGTGGTTGATCGGGTACATATCCATTCCTGCGGTTATGGCGGCTGGCGGTTTCGCCCTTACGGCGACTCACTTTTTTTTCAAACGCCAAAAAAAAGTAAGCAAAAAAAGGCTCGCCCCAAGCGTCCGGCCCCTCGCCTGGGCTCGGCGTACCTTCGCTGCGGTATCCATCCGGGGACACTGCCCTCCGGTCTGCTTCGCGACGACCTACATGCAGCGTGTTCGACTGCGTCGAACGGCGCTACGCGCCACTCCCCGGATGAACACCTCCACTCAGCCTCCCGACGGGGCGGGTGGGTCAAGATCAAGAGCTGAAGGCGAGCTAACGCTCGGCCTGATGAGTGGTGAAAAGCAAAAGCCGTACGCTCGTCTGCTTTATGTGGGAGTGAGCTTGCTCGCGAAGGCGGCTTGGTAGTCGACGTGTTCTTGCGGATGTACGTAAGCTTCTCGACGGCTGCGATCTTTTTGGCTTTGGCTTTGGCCCCCGGTGTCAGGGTAGTTGTCGTATCTCCGGTTTTATCCAAAGTATTCCGGGGGCGGCAAGAGTATGGTCATGCCTTTCTACTCACCTGAACGAAAAGCCGCACTGCTGAAAATGATGCTTCCGCCACTGAGCCTTTCAGCGGCTGAGGTCGCGCGCCGCGAGGGTTGCAGCGACATGTCTCTCTTTTATTGGCGCAAGCAAGCCGCGGCCAGGGGAACTCAATTGTCCGACGCCAAGCAACCAGTAGAGAATTGGTCAGCCGAATCGAAGCTGTCGATCATCATCGAAACGTCAGCGTTGTCAGAGCTGGAAATCGGTGAATACTGCCGGCGCAAAGGTATTTTTCCTGAGCAGATCACTGATTGGCGTAACGCGTTTATCGCCAACAGCACCAAGCAATCGGCTGTTAAAAATGTAAATGCTGGCCAATCACGAGACGACAAAAATCGCATCCGCGAACTGGAGCGTGAGCTGCGCCGCAAGGATGCTGCTTTGGCTGAAACGGCGGCTTTGTTGGTACTGCGAAAAAAGCTCAATGCCTACTGGGGGAGCGACGACGAGGACAACTGACCTTGTTGCCAGAACGGTATTTACTCGTTGGTTGGCTCAATGAAGCCATCCTGGCGGGCGCCCGCAGGGCGCCTGCTTGTCAGGAAGTAGGCATTTCACTGAGGACGCTGCAACGCTGGAACTTGCCGGAAGAAATCTTGGCAGATGGACGCACGACGACGCTCAGGCCGATACCGAGCAACGCGCTCAGCGAACTTGAACGACAAGGCATCGTGACGCTGTGCACCAGCAAAGCCTATGCGCATCCTTTTATCGCGTGCTGCATGCGGCAGGTCAGCAGCATCATCGCTCCCGAGCTAAGCGACCGCATCGCCATGAGGCTCCGACCACTTACGCAGCGACATCGGCCAATCAGGTGTGGTCATGGGATATCACCTATCTGCCATCGCCGGTTCGCGGAAAGTTTTACTACCTCTATTTGATCGAGGATATCTACAGCCGCAAGGCCGTGGGCTGGGAAGTCCACGAAGCCGAGAGCGGCGAAAAAGCAGCAGCGTTACTACAGAGAAGCGTAACGCTTGAAAAATGCTGGCGTCAGCCTTTGGTGTTGCACTCGGACAATGGTGCGCCGATGAAATCGGTGACGCTACTGACCAAAATGTATGACTTGGGCATCACTCCATCGCGCGGCCGACCACGGGTGAGCAACGACAACCCGTACTCGGAATCACTGTTCAGAACGCTCAAGTACTGCCCGCAATGGCCGCACGATGGGTTTACCAGCGTGGATGATGCGCGAATCTGGGTGAGGGATTTTATGACCTGGTACAACACCGTGCATCGTCACAGCCGAATCCGCTTCGTAACCCCGGCTCAACGCCACGACGGGAAAGACAAAGAGATCCTGGCGCGCCGGGACGCGATCTACGGGCTTGCCCGAGAAAGAAGGCCGGAACGGTGGTCGGGTGAAACGCGTAACTGGAACCCGATCGGGACGGTGTATCTGAACCCAGAAAGGGAGCTAACCGTAGTGGTAAAAGTCGCGTAGCGAGACGGTGGACGCGATAACTACCTTGAAAAACGCCGTTGGCTTTGGCTTTTGACGTTGATCTTGATCTTGATCTCTCGCCCCTTCGGCAGGCCGAGCGTAGGTGTTCATCAGGGGGTTAGGCGCGTAGCGCCGTGCGGCGAAGCCGCACACATCGAGAGGAGGTCGTCGCGAAGCAGACCGTAGGCGATGCCCCCTGATGGACACCGTAGCGAGGGAACGCGGAGCCTCAGCGAGGCGCCGTACGCCGGGGCGAAGCCTTTTGCTTACTTTTCGGCGTCTGGAAAAGTGAGTCGCTGTAAGAGCGAAACCATAAGTCGCCGTTACCGAAGAAACGGATATGTACACCGAACACCGAACACCAAAGAAACCCCAATCACCCCACCTGATACCCAATCATTCACCCAAACCGCATTCCGCCCCAGTTAACAAAACATAACGTGGCGTCGATTGTCAGACCTTTCCAAACCCCGATAGGATAAGCCAGCTTCCGAAGGGGCTCTAGATTGCGCATTTCAGGACTATGCTCCAGAACAGGCAATCCCGATGGGACCCCTTACGGCGCCCTGAAAGGTTGAACGACCTAACAATAATAATGGGGGAAGGTCTATGAGTGAGCCTGTCATGGGTGTGGGTATTTGCCGCCCGCCGGCATTACGCAAGTTCGCGTTGCTGGCCACAGCGCTCTCGCTGTTGGGTTGTGCCGTGCTGTCGGCACCTGCGTTGGCCGCTGCGGCGCCAGCGTCCGACATTGTTTATGCCGTTGAATCTGCCAAAGCCAGCAAGAGCCTGATGCTCGACGTCGTGCACGCCGGCAAGCGCCTGGTGGCGGTCGGGGATCGCGGGCACATTCTGTATTCCGATGACCAGGGCGCGACCTGGACCCAGGCCAAGGTGCCCACCCGGCAACTGCTGACGTCGGTGTTTTTCGTCGATGACAAACATGGCTGGGCTGTCGGCCATGACGCACAGGTCCTCGCCAGCGAGGACGGTGGCGTCACCTGGACCAAGCAATTCGAAGACCTGAAACGCGAATCGCCGCTGCTCGACGTCTGGTTCCAGGACGTCAACAGCGGCTTTGCCGTGGGCGCCTACGGTGCGTTGATGGCCACCACTGACGGTGGCAAGCACTGGGAAGATGTCAGCGATCGTCTCGACAACGAAGACCAGTACCACCTGAACGGCATTGCAGCGGTCAAGGATGCCGGGCTGTTCATCGTCGGCGAGCAGGGCAGCATGTTCCGCTCCGTCGACTGGGGCCAGACCTGGGAAAAGCTTGAAGGCCCGTACGAAGGTTCGCTGTTCGGCGTGATCGGCACGGCTCAAGCCAACACGCTGCTGGCCTACGGGTTGCGCGGCAATCTGTTTCGCTCCACCGATTTCGGCACCACCTGGGAGCCGGTCGAGCTCAAGGCTGCGCGAGGTGCGCTGGAATTTGGCCTGTCCGGCGCAACGCTGCTCGACGACGGCTCCATCGTGATCGTCGGCAACGGCGGCTCGGTGATCCGCAGCAACGACAACGGCGAAACCTTCAGCGTATTCAACCGTCCGGATCGTATATCCGTTTCGGCAGTGACGGCAGCAGGCAACGGCAATCTGATCCTGGCAGGACAGGGCGGCGTTCGCGTCACCTCGCTAACCGGCGCCAGCGCCGAGAATGGCAAAAACGGGTCGTCCCAATGAGCCGGGCAAATAATAAGAAGGCGGGTCTATGACATCCTTGAGCAGTCATCATCAAGACAAGGCGACGTTTCTTGAGCGCCTGATTTTCAACAACCGCCCGGCAGTGATCGTCATCTGCCTGCTGGTCAGCATCTTCCTGTTCTGGCAGGCGACGCTGATCCGGCCGTCCACCAGTTTCGAAAAAATGATTCCCCTGGATCATCCCTTCATTCAAAAGATGATGGAACACCGTAACGATCTGGCGAACCTGGGCAACACGGTGCGCATTTCCGTTGAAGCCACCGATGGTGACATTTTCTCCAAGGAGTACATGGAGACCCTGCGTCAGATCAACGACGAGGTGTTCTACATTTCCGGCGTCGACCGTTCCGGCCTCAAGTCGCTGTGGAGCCCGAGCGTACGCTGGACCGAGGTGACGGAGGAGGGCTTCGCCGGTGGCGAAGTGATCCCGCAGAGCTACAACGGCTCCCAGCAAAGCCTCGACCTGCTGCGCAACAACGTGCTCAAGTCCGGTCAGGTCGGGCGTCTGGTGGCCAACGACTTCAAGTCGAGCATCGTCGACATCCCGCTGTTGGAGTCCTACCCGGACCCGCAGGACCAGGGCAAGTTGCTGGCACTGGATTACCGCAAGTTCTCCCACGAGCTGGAAGAAAAGATCCGCGACAAGTTTGAAGCGCAGAACCCTAACGTGCAGATCCACATCGTCGGTTTCGCCAAGAAAGTCGGCGACCTGATTGATGGTCTGGTCATGGTGGTGATGTTCTTCGGCGTCGCCTTCATCATCACCCTGATCCTGCTGTACTGGTTCACCAACTGCATGCGCAGCACCGTGGCGGTATTGAGTACGACGCTGGTGGCGGTGGTCTGGCAGCTGGGCTTGATGCACTTCTTTGGTTTCGGGCTTGATCCGTATTCGATGCTGGTGCCGTTCCTGATCTTCGCCATCGGTATTTCCCATGGCGTGCAGAAGATCAACGGCATCGCCTTGCAGTCCAGCGAAGCGGACAACGCCTTGACTGCCGCACGACGCACGTTCCGTCAGCTGTTCCTGCCGGGGATGATCGCGATCCTCGCGGACGCCGTGGGCTTCATCACGCTGCTGATCATCGACATCGGTGTGATTCGCGAGCTGGCCATCGGCGCCTCCATTGGTGTGGCGGTGATCGTGTTCACCAACCTGATCCTGCTGCCGGTGGCGATCTCCTACGTCGGCATCAGCAAGCGCGCCGTCGAACGCAGCAAGAAAGACGCACACCGCGAACACCCGTTCTGGCGCCTGCTGTCGGGCTTTGCCAGCCCGAAAGTCGCACCGGTGTCGATCGTCCTGGCCTTGTTGGCCTTTGGTGGCGGCCTCTGGTACAGCCAGAACCTGAAGATCGGCGACCTTGACCAAGGTGCTCCGGAGCTTCGTCCTGACTCGCGCTACAACAAGGACAACAACTTCATCATCAGCAACTACTCCACCAGTTCCGACGTGTTGGTGGTAATGGTCAAGACCAAGTCCGAAGGCTGCTCGCGCTACGAAGCCATGGCGCCGATCGACGAGCTGATGTGGAAGATGCAGAACACCGAGGGTGTGCAGTCGGCGATTTCCCTGGTGACTGTATCCAAGCAGATGATCAAGGGGATGAACGAGGGCAACCTGAAATGGGAAACCCTGTCGCGTAACCCTGACGTCCTGAACAACTCCATCGCCCGTGCCGATGGCTTGTACAACAACAGCTGCTCCCTGGCGCCGGTGCTGGTGTTCCTCAATGACCACAAGGCCGCAACGCTGGACCGCGCGGTGCATGCGGTGCAGGACTTCGCCAAGGAAAACAACAAGGACGGCCTGGAATTCATCCTCGCGGCGGGTAACGCCGGCATCGAGGCGGCCACTAACGAGGTGATCAAGGAATCCGAGCTGACCATCCTGATCCTCGTCTACATCTGCGTCGCTACCATGTGCATGATCACCTTCCGCTCCTGGGCGGCGACCTTGTGCATCGTGCTGCCGCTGGTGCTGACCTCGGTACTCGGCAACGCCCTGATGGCCTTCATGGGCATCGGCGTGAAAGTCGCGACCTTGCCGGTGGTGGCGCTGGGGGTAGGGATTGGCGTGGACTACGGCATCTACATCTATAGCCGTCTGGAAACCTTCCTGCGTGCGGGCCTGCCGTTGCAAGAAGCCTACTACCAGACGCTGAAGTCCACCGGTAAAGCCGTGCTGTTCACCGGCCTGTGCCTGGCGATCGGCGTGTGCACCTGGATCTTCTCGGCCATCAAGTTCCAGGCTGACATGGGCCTGATGCTGACCTTTATGCTGCTGTGGAACATGTTCGGCGCATTGTGGCTGTTGCCAGCGCTGGCGCGGTTCCTGATCAAGCCGGAGAAACTGGCGGGGCAGAAGGGCAACTCGTTGTTCGCTCACTGATCCCTGGCTGAAACAAAAAAGCCGCAACCCTGGTTGCGGCTTTTTTTCATCTGAAGATTCACGCCGGCCCCTGTGGGAGCGAGCCTGCTCGCGATGGCGGTCTACCAGCCAACATCAATGTTGAATGTGAAATTGCCATCGCGAGCAGGCTCGCTCCCACATTGGAGTTGTGGTGTTAGGAGGGATCGGTGCCGAGCACGACGTTCAGTGCACTTCGCGCATCGTCGAGTTGTACGAGAGTGGCATGCCGCGCACCCAGCGCATCACGGTTCTCGATCGCCGTGAGAATTGCCTTGTGCCGAGGCAGCGCCAGTTCATGCAGGTTCGGCCGCTGGTTGGAATGCTTCAGCGCTTCAGCAATCGCCACCGACAGCATGTTGCACAGGTTGGCCAACAGGTCGTTGTGGGTCGCGTCGGCAATGCGGCTGTGGAAATCCAGGTCGGGCTGCAACAGCGCTTCAGGCGTCGGCGCGGCTTCCATGCGCTGGTAGGCTTCGCCGATGGAGGCGATGTCGGCGTCGGTGGCGAATTGCGCAGCGAGGGCGGCGGCAGCGGGTTCGATGATGCTGCGCACGCTGGTCAGCAAATCGAAGAATTCATTTTGCGGGCTGCTTTGCATCAGCCAGTGCAACACATCCGGATCGAGCATGTGCCATTCCTTGCGCTGCTTGACCACGGTGCCGACCCGGGGGCGGGAATACACCAGGCCTTTGGCAACCAGCACGCGGGTGGCTTCGCGCAGCACCGGGCGGCTGACCGCGTACTCCTCGCACAGCAGGGCTTCGGCGGGCAGTTTGTCACACGGCTTGAAGCGCCCGGAAACGATCTGCATGCCCAGTTCCTGGACGATGCGCGAGTGCATGCTTTTGCGGTCGGAGGGTTTGCGGTAATCCATGGGGAACGGCGCGATCCTGTGCGATGGAGATGCCGCGCATGATAGCAGGCGCGGCGCAATCTTGAGGCAAGTGCAAATCAATGTGGGAGCGGGCTTGCTCGCGAAGGCGGTGTGTCAGTCAACAAAAATGCTGAATGCACTACCGCTTTCGCGAGCAAGCCCGCTCCCACAGGGGACTGATGTGATTAGTGGGAGTGGCGGGGCACTTCGGAGCCGCGGCAGCCGACCAGGAAGTCGAAATCGCAACCCTGATCCGCTTGCAGCACATGGTCGATGTACAGCTGGCGATAACCGCCCACGATCAGATTTTGCGGCGGTTGCAGATCAGCCATGCGCGCCGCCAGTTCCGCATCCGGAATATCCAGGTGCAAACGCCCGTTGGCGCAATCGAGCTCAATCCAGTCGCCTTCCTTCACCGTCGCCAAAGGCCCGCCGGCCGCTGCTTCCGGGGCAACGTGCAAAACCACCGTGCCGTACGCCGTGCCGCTCATGCGTGCGTCGGAAATGCGCACCATGTCCGTCACGCCCTGAGCCAGCAGCTTGGCCGGCAAGCCCATGTTGCCGACTTCAGCCATGCCCGGATAACCCTTCGGCCCGCAGTTCTTCATCACCAGAATCGAGTTGGCATCGACGTCCAGTTCCGGATCGTTGATCCGCGCCTTGTACATGTCGAAGTTCTCGAACACCACGGCACGCCCGCGATGTTGCATCAGTTCGGCACTGGCGGCGGAAGGTTTGAGCACCGCACCGAGTGGCGCGAGGTTGCCGCGCAGCACGCAGATGCCGCCGTCGGCGCGGATCGGGTTGTCGAGGGTGCGGATCACTTCGTCCTGACCATAGATCGGCGCGTCCTTGGTGTTCTCGCCGAGGGTCTTGCCGTTGACGGTCAGAGCGTCCGGGTTCGGAATCAGATTGGCTTCACCGAGGCGGCGCAGCACGGCAGGCAGGCCGCCGGCGTAGTAGAACTCTTCCATCAGGAAACGCCCGGACGGTTGCAGGTCGACGATGGTCGGCATGCCGCGGCCAATGCGGGTCCAGTCGTCCAGGTCCAGTTCGACGCCGATGCGACCGGCGATGGCTTTCAGGTGGATCACGGCGTTGGTCGAGCCACCGATGGCGGCGTTCACGCGAATGGCGTTTTCGAAAGCTTCCTTGGTCAGGATCTTCGACAGCCGCAGATCTTCGCGGACCATCTCCACCGCGCGCATGCCGGACATGTGCGCCAACACATAACGCCGTGCATCCACTGCGGGAATCGCCGCGTTGTGGGGCAGGGAAGTGCCCAGTGCTTCGGCCATGCAGGCCATGGTCGATGCGGTGCCCATGGTGTTGCAGGTGCCGGCCGAACGGGACATGCCGCCCTCGGCCGCGAGGAAATCGTCAATCGTTATGGTGCCGGCTTTCACCTGTTCGCTGAGCTGCCAGACCACCGTGCCGGAGCCGATGTCCTGGCCCTTGTGCTTGCCGTTGAGCATCGGTCCGCCGGTGACCACGATCGCCGGCACGTCGCAACTGGCCGCGCCCATCAGCAGTGCCGGGGTGGTTTTGTCGCAACCGGTCAGCAGGACCACGCCATCAATCGGGTTGCCACGAATCGCTTCTTCAACGTCCATGCTCGCCAGGTTGCGGGTGAGCATGGCGGTGGGGCGCAGGTTGGATTCGCCGTTGGAGAACACCGGGAATTCCACTGGAAAACCACCGGCCTCGATCACGCCGCGTTTGACGTGTTCCGCGATCTGGCGGAAATGCGCGTTGCACGGGGTCAGTTCCGACCAGGTGTTGCAGATGCCGATGATCGGCTTGCCGTGGAACTGGTGGTCGGCGATGCCCTGATTCTTCATCCAGCTGCGGTACATGAAGCCGTTCTTGTCGGCGGTGCCAAACCATTGGGCGGAACGCAGGTTGGGTTTCTTATCAGACATGATCGATTCTCTTATTGTATGACTATATTGTTCGAGCTAAGGCGTAACATAAGCTCAAATTTGCCGATTTGGAAGTGTTGTTGGGTAATTAGTATTACTATATAGTCGCTTTCAACGGAGGGATGGCCCTGGCGGTTTTCAGCGAGAGGCGTCCCCCGAGGTTCTATAAAAACAACAATCGGAGACCGATCTCATGAGCCAGGAACTGCGGCTTATTCGTCGCATCACGCTGAAACTGATTCCCTTCCTGATCCTGCTGTACCTGATCGCCTATGTGGATCGCTCCGCCGTAGGGTTCGCCAAGCTGCACATGGGCGCCGACATTGGCTTGGGTGACGCGGCTTATGGCCTTGGAGCAGGGTTGTTCTTCATTGGCTACTTCTTGCTGGAAATCCCCAGCAACCTGATGCTCGACCGCTTCGGCGCCCGGCGCTGGTTTGCGCGGATCATGGTCACCTGGGGCGCCATCACCATCGGCATGGCCTTCGTCCAGGGGCCGCACAGCTTCTATGTCATGCGCTTCCTGCTCGGCGCGGCCGAAGCCGGGTTCTTCCCGGGCGTCCTCTACTACATCACCCAATGGTTCCCGGTTCGCCATCGCGGCAAGATCCTCGGGCTGTTCATCCTGTCCCAACCTATCGCGATGATGATCACCGGCCCGGTGTCCGGCGGCTTGCTCGGCATGGATGGCATCCTCGGTCTGCATGGCTGGCAGTGGCTGTTCATTGTCATCGGCACCCCGGCGATCCTGCTGACCTGGCCAGTGCTGCGTTACCTGCCGGATGGTCCGCAACAGGTGAAATGGATGGACCAGGCCGAGAAAGACTGGCTGACCGGTGAGCTGAAAAAAGACCTGGAAGAATACGGCCAAACCCGCCACGGCAATCCGCTGCACGCCCTGAAAGACAAACGCGTGTTGCTGCTGGCGCTGTTTTATCTGCCGGTGACCTTGAGCATTTATGGCCTGGGCCTGTGGTTGCCGACGTTGATCAAACAGTTTGGCGGCACTGACCTTGTGACCGGTTTCGTGTCATCGGTGCCGTACATCTTCGGGATCGTGGGGTTGCTGATCATCCCGCGCAGTTCCGACCGCTTGAATGATCGCTACGGCCATTTGGCGGTGCTTTACGTGCTGGGTGCTATCGGTCTGTTCCTCAGCGCCTGGCTGACGGTGCCGGTGCTGCAACTCGCGGCGTTGTGCCTGGTGGCGTTTGCGTTGTTTTCCTGCACCGCGGTGTTCTGGACCTTGCCCGGTCGTTTCTTTGCCGGGGCGAGTGCGGCGGCAGGGATCGCGTTGATCAATTCGGTGGGCAACCTGGGCGGCTACATCGGCCCGTTCGTGATTGGCGCGCTGAAGGAATACACCGGCAACCTGGCTTCGGGGCTGTATTTCCTGTCGGGGGTGATGGTGTTCGGGCTGGTGTTGACTGGCGTGGTGTATCGGTTGCTGGAGCGCAAGCATGTGCTGGCAGCGGATCAGTTTGCAGCCAGCGCTCGCGGCGCGACCCGTACCTGAGGATGTACACCGATCAACTGTGGGAGCGAGCCTGCTCGCGATGACGGACTGACATTCAACGCTGATGTCGGATGTGACGGCCTCATCGCGAGCAGGCTCGCTCCCACAGGGAACAGCGGTGATTTGAATAAACAGGAGAATTTCATGCGTTTGGTTCAATTCGAGTTAAGTAACGGCGAGCGTCGGGTGGGCGTGGTCGAGGAGGGGCTGATCCGCGAAGTGCAGGACGCGCGAACGGTGCGGGACCTGGCTCTGGCGGCGATCGAGGCGGGCGTCAATCTTGAGCAGCAGGTAAAAACCCTGGGTCTGGGCATCAGCCATGACTACGCGGACCTGCTGGCCCAACTGCGAATCCTGCCACCGCTGGATCACCCGGACCCGGCGCACATGCTGGTCAGCGGCACCGGCCTGACCCATCTGGGCAGCGCTTCGGCCCGCGACAAAATGCACCAACAGGCCGGCGACGAAGCCGCGATGACCGACACCATGCGCATTTTCAAATGGGGCGTGGAGGGCGGTAAGCCGGCGGCTGGTCAGGCCGGCGTGCAACCGGAGTGGTTTTACAAGGGTGACGGCAGCATCGTCGTGCGTCCGGGTCAACCGTTCCCGCTACCGCCGTTTGCCGAAGACGCGGGTGAAGAGCCTGAACTCAGTGGTCTTTACGTCATCGGCCACGACGGCAAACCGTATCGCCTCGGTTTTGCGGTGGGCAACGAGTTTTCCGATCACGTCATGGAGCGCAAGAATTACCTCTACCTCGCACACTCGAAACTGCGCAGTTGCAGCTACGGTCCGGAGCTGCGCGTCGGCGAACTGCCGCAGCATCTGGCCGGCACCAGTCGCATCCTGCGTGACGGTGAAGTGCTGTGGCAGAACGAGTTCCTCAGCGGCGAGGCCAACATGTGCCACAGCCTGGAAAACCTCGAGTACCACCATTTCAAGTACAGCCAGTTCCTGCGTCCGGGGGACGTGCACATCCATTTCTTCGGCACCGCGACCCTGTCCTTTGCCGACGGCATTCGCACCCGGCCGGGTGACGTGTTCGAGATCAGCCAGGCCGTGTTCGGCGCACCGTTGATCAACGGGATTGCACCGGTTGAAGCAGCGTTCGAGCCCGGCACCGTCGGCACTCTTTAAGGAGACATACATGACCCAGATACTTGGTCACAACTACATTGGCGGCCAGCGCAGCGCTACCGGCACCCTCAAGCTGCAGAGCGTTGACGCCAGCACCGGCGAAGCCTTGCCTCATGATTTTTTCCAGGCCACGCCTGAAGAAGTCGATGCCGCCGCCAAGGCTGCCGCCGCCGCTTACCCGGCTTATCGCAGCCTGAGCGCCGAACGTCGCGCGCAATTTCTCGATGCGATTGCCGATGAACTCGACGCCTTGGGCGATGACTTTGTCGCAGTGGTCTGCCGCGAAACGGCCTTGCCTGCCGGACGTATCCAGGGTGAACGCGGGCGCACCAGCGGCCAGATGCGTCTGTTCGCCAAAGTGCTGCGTCGTGGCGATTTCTATGGCGCGCGAATCGATCAGGCATTGCCGGATCGCCAACCGCTGCCCCGTCCGGACCTGCGCCAATACCGAATCGGCCTCGGGCCTGTCGCCGTGTTCGGCGCGAGCAACTTTCCGTTGGCCTTCTCCACCGCAGGCGGTGATACCGCGTCGGCGCTGGCCGCCGGTTGCCCGGTGGTGTTCAAGGCTCACGGTGGCCACATGGCCACCGCTGAACAGGTGGCTGATGCGTTGATTCGCGCGGCGGAAAAAACCGGCATGCCGGCCGGGGTGTTCAACATGATCTACGGCGGCGGAGTCGGCGAAGCGCTGGTCAAGCACCCGGCGATTCAGGCGGTCGGTTTCACCGGTTCGCTGAAGGGTGGTCGTGCGTTGTGCGACATGGCCGCC is drawn from Pseudomonas sp. 31-12 and contains these coding sequences:
- a CDS encoding MFS transporter, translating into MSQELRLIRRITLKLIPFLILLYLIAYVDRSAVGFAKLHMGADIGLGDAAYGLGAGLFFIGYFLLEIPSNLMLDRFGARRWFARIMVTWGAITIGMAFVQGPHSFYVMRFLLGAAEAGFFPGVLYYITQWFPVRHRGKILGLFILSQPIAMMITGPVSGGLLGMDGILGLHGWQWLFIVIGTPAILLTWPVLRYLPDGPQQVKWMDQAEKDWLTGELKKDLEEYGQTRHGNPLHALKDKRVLLLALFYLPVTLSIYGLGLWLPTLIKQFGGTDLVTGFVSSVPYIFGIVGLLIIPRSSDRLNDRYGHLAVLYVLGAIGLFLSAWLTVPVLQLAALCLVAFALFSCTAVFWTLPGRFFAGASAAAGIALINSVGNLGGYIGPFVIGALKEYTGNLASGLYFLSGVMVFGLVLTGVVYRLLERKHVLAADQFAASARGATRT
- the araD1 gene encoding AraD1 family protein, coding for MRLVQFELSNGERRVGVVEEGLIREVQDARTVRDLALAAIEAGVNLEQQVKTLGLGISHDYADLLAQLRILPPLDHPDPAHMLVSGTGLTHLGSASARDKMHQQAGDEAAMTDTMRIFKWGVEGGKPAAGQAGVQPEWFYKGDGSIVVRPGQPFPLPPFAEDAGEEPELSGLYVIGHDGKPYRLGFAVGNEFSDHVMERKNYLYLAHSKLRSCSYGPELRVGELPQHLAGTSRILRDGEVLWQNEFLSGEANMCHSLENLEYHHFKYSQFLRPGDVHIHFFGTATLSFADGIRTRPGDVFEISQAVFGAPLINGIAPVEAAFEPGTVGTL